A segment of the Neochlamydia sp. S13 genome:
AATTTTTAGGCAAATCTTCACTTTAGCTAGTTCTCTTTCTCCTTTAGAATTTAAATGGAAAACAGAAGAAAAAAGAGGCTTAACTCTGGCTAATTACTCTTCTTATCTCTTAAATATTAATCGTCTTTTACTTTGGAAAAAGCTTCCTGGTGGGGAAGAATACTTGAGCCGAGAAGAAATTAAGTACTTGCCTCTAGAAAAAAAAGGAGAGCTTCTTAGAGATTAGATTGCAGAAAATTGTGGAAACATCGTGGATTTAGGTTTATCTAGAGTAGGTTTGACTTGTTTACCCGCAGAAATATGCCAGTTATCTCAGCTGCAATGGCTTAACTTAAATCAAAACCAGCTCACCAGCCTGCCTACAGAAATCGGGCAGCTGCCTGAGCTGCGAACCCTTTACTTAAATCAAAACCAGCTCACCGCTCTGCCTGAAGAAATTGGGCAATTGTCTCGCCTGCTAGAGCTTTACTTAGACGGCAACCAGCTCACTTCTCTTCCTAGAGAGATAGGGCAGCTATCCCATCTACAAGAGCTTCACTTAAACAATAATCAGCTTACATTCCTTCCTGCAGAAATCGGGCAGCTGTCTAAGCTACGAGTGCTTGACTTAAATCAAAACCAGCTCACCAGTCTTCCTGTAGAGATCGGGCAATTGTCTCAGCTTCTCATACTTGAATTAGCGGAAAATCCTTTGAAAGATATTGCAGAAAAAATAAGGCAGCGTTTTCAATTGTAGAATGGCTTAAGAACTTTTTAAATTGGGTTGAGCTAAAATGAAATAAAAACTTTTAGCCATCTTATCTTTAAACAAGTCATCCGCTTTCCTTCCCGCAACTAAGCAAGCT
Coding sequences within it:
- a CDS encoding leucine-rich repeat domain-containing protein, which encodes MDLGLSRVGLTCLPAEICQLSQLQWLNLNQNQLTSLPTEIGQLPELRTLYLNQNQLTALPEEIGQLSRLLELYLDGNQLTSLPREIGQLSHLQELHLNNNQLTFLPAEIGQLSKLRVLDLNQNQLTSLPVEIGQLSQLLILELAENPLKDIAEKIRQRFQL